One window of Rhizobium leguminosarum genomic DNA carries:
- a CDS encoding class I SAM-dependent methyltransferase encodes MNSMNTNYSIRDEIRDFWSERAETFDQSVGHEIFSEGERKGWQRLIRKHLGDGQGRAGLDLACGTAVISHLMNDVGFAVTGLDWSDAMLARARAKAKKRGTDIRFVSGDAENTMEPRNSYDVITNRHLIWTLVDPASAFAEWFAVLKPGGKVLIVDGNMGRETWVKGLQKLWTKMSGRPAASHMSPEMMARHQKIRSRVHFSHEMPAEAIVDLLRRAGFVDIVVDRKLGDIHWAQARKMPFLRGLERMVQERFAICACKPG; translated from the coding sequence ATGAATTCGATGAATACAAACTACTCGATCCGCGACGAAATTCGCGATTTCTGGTCGGAACGGGCTGAAACCTTCGACCAGAGCGTCGGCCACGAAATCTTTTCCGAAGGGGAGCGGAAGGGCTGGCAGCGGCTGATCCGAAAACATCTCGGCGACGGGCAGGGACGCGCGGGACTGGATCTTGCCTGCGGCACCGCTGTCATTTCGCATCTGATGAACGATGTCGGCTTTGCCGTCACCGGGCTCGACTGGTCGGATGCGATGCTGGCGCGGGCACGCGCCAAGGCGAAGAAGCGCGGCACTGACATCCGCTTCGTTTCCGGCGACGCCGAAAACACGATGGAGCCGAGGAATAGCTACGACGTCATCACCAATAGGCATCTCATCTGGACGCTGGTGGACCCGGCCTCGGCCTTCGCCGAATGGTTCGCGGTGCTGAAGCCGGGCGGCAAGGTGTTGATCGTCGACGGCAACATGGGTCGGGAAACCTGGGTCAAGGGTCTGCAGAAGCTGTGGACGAAAATGTCAGGCAGGCCTGCGGCTAGCCACATGTCGCCGGAAATGATGGCGCGGCACCAGAAGATCCGCTCGCGCGTGCATTTCTCCCATGAGATGCCGGCCGAGGCGATCGTCGATCTTCTGCGCAGGGCCGGCTTCGTCGATATCGTCGTCGACCGCAAGCTTGGCGACATTCATTGGGCGCAGGCGCGCAAGATGCCGTTTCTGCGCGGGCTTGAGCGTATGGTGCAGGAGCGGTTTGCGATTTGTGCGTGTAAGCCTGGGTGA
- a CDS encoding ABC transporter substrate-binding protein — translation MNFVKMLAVSAAAIAGLMPLSAWAQSFIIKDVAGRDVTFDKPVERVILGEGRMLYAVAPIEKEDPFAKIVGWRNDLWTTDKDGFNAYVEKFPKGKDLPFLGNLTDGTLQTETVVKLHPDVLLLPIGNKTAADEVKLEDMLNGIGVKIVYIDFREHILANTEPSLKILGQLFGHEDRAEAVAAYWKEQMARVTDRLKAANPPKPNVFMYRAAGLVECCGTFGPDNFGLMVDWAGGHNLGSDFLPGYTGSINAEQVVASNPEVIVVTGSNWSQTKNAKDYVNVGPNAASTFSDSRKALNTLMENPAFTGSKAVAGGNVHAIWHQFYTSPYQFVAVQQLAKWFHPNLFADLDPDATFKEFHEKFLPVAYQPGYWVDAKAAE, via the coding sequence ATGAATTTCGTGAAAATGCTCGCAGTCTCAGCAGCTGCGATTGCCGGCCTCATGCCGCTATCGGCCTGGGCGCAGTCCTTCATCATCAAGGATGTCGCCGGCCGCGACGTGACCTTCGACAAGCCGGTCGAGCGGGTGATCCTTGGCGAAGGCCGCATGCTCTACGCCGTCGCGCCGATCGAGAAGGAAGATCCCTTCGCCAAGATCGTCGGCTGGCGCAACGATCTCTGGACCACCGACAAGGACGGCTTCAACGCCTATGTCGAGAAGTTCCCGAAAGGCAAGGACCTGCCCTTCCTCGGCAATCTCACAGACGGCACCCTGCAGACCGAGACGGTCGTCAAGCTGCATCCGGATGTGCTGCTGCTGCCGATCGGCAACAAGACGGCGGCCGACGAGGTGAAACTCGAAGACATGCTGAACGGCATCGGCGTCAAGATCGTTTACATCGATTTTCGCGAGCATATTCTCGCCAACACCGAGCCGAGCCTGAAGATACTCGGCCAGCTCTTCGGCCATGAGGACCGCGCCGAAGCGGTCGCCGCCTACTGGAAAGAGCAGATGGCGCGCGTGACCGACAGGCTGAAGGCCGCCAATCCGCCGAAGCCGAATGTCTTCATGTACCGTGCCGCCGGCCTGGTGGAATGCTGCGGCACCTTCGGCCCCGATAATTTCGGCCTGATGGTCGATTGGGCCGGCGGCCACAATCTCGGCTCCGATTTCCTGCCCGGTTATACCGGCTCGATCAATGCCGAACAGGTCGTGGCCTCCAATCCCGAAGTCATCGTCGTCACCGGCTCCAATTGGAGCCAGACCAAAAATGCCAAGGACTATGTGAATGTCGGCCCGAACGCCGCTTCCACCTTCAGCGACAGCCGCAAGGCGCTGAACACGCTGATGGAAAACCCGGCCTTCACCGGTTCCAAGGCAGTCGCCGGCGGCAATGTCCATGCGATCTGGCACCAATTCTATACCAGCCCCTACCAGTTCGTCGCCGTGCAGCAGCTCGCCAAGTGGTTCCACCCGAACCTCTTTGCCGATCTCGATCCGGATGCCACCTTCAAGGAATTCCACGAAAAATTCCTGCCGGTCGCATATCAGCCGGGTTACTGGGTCGACGCCAAGGCGGCTGAGTAA
- a CDS encoding FGGY family carbohydrate kinase — MRAILAIDQGTTNSKAVLVSEKGDIVGRGSAPVGINYPKPGWVEQDPRRLYASVCEAIDACLKATPDVAIAAVAISNQRESVTAWDAETGEALGPLVSWQCRRTAQDCERLIAEGHLDRVQALTGLPLDPMFPGSKFRWLLDRMPAGRSVRLGTVDSWLVHCLTGGRRHVCDASNAARSQLFDLKEQRWSEELGEIFGVDIALLPEVLDSSADFGRTQGLPGVPDGTPIMAAIGDSHAALFGHGAFKPGDGKVTFGTGSSIMTTLARFIPPRNGVTTTVAWRLGGKPTFAFEGNILVCAASLPWMADILGLSDVAALVELAARAEPGGPGFVPAFVGLGAPYWNSDARALFSQINFNTTRAQMARSVTDSIAFQVHDVIAAMRAQSGGELGALYVDGGPSQNRFLMQCVSNLIEHPVIQCEAPEASALGAAYLAGLSLGLWSDLDVIAGLPRSSQIIDPETVDRAMLLDSWNDALARSTSRDTTANDE, encoded by the coding sequence ATGCGGGCAATTCTGGCAATCGACCAGGGCACGACCAATTCAAAGGCAGTTCTTGTTTCCGAGAAGGGAGACATTGTTGGCAGGGGTTCGGCTCCGGTCGGCATCAACTATCCGAAACCAGGCTGGGTCGAACAAGACCCACGCCGGCTCTACGCATCCGTCTGCGAGGCGATCGACGCCTGCCTGAAGGCCACCCCCGACGTGGCTATCGCGGCCGTGGCGATTTCCAACCAGCGCGAGTCGGTCACTGCCTGGGACGCCGAAACGGGAGAAGCACTTGGACCGCTGGTCAGCTGGCAGTGCCGTCGAACGGCACAGGATTGCGAACGTCTGATTGCCGAAGGCCACCTTGACCGTGTGCAGGCGCTGACAGGCCTGCCCCTCGATCCGATGTTTCCCGGTTCGAAATTCCGATGGCTGCTCGACCGTATGCCGGCCGGGCGGTCGGTCCGGTTGGGAACGGTCGACAGCTGGCTCGTCCACTGCCTGACGGGCGGGCGCCGGCATGTCTGCGATGCTTCCAATGCCGCCAGGAGCCAGTTGTTCGATCTGAAGGAGCAGAGATGGAGCGAGGAACTCGGCGAGATTTTCGGCGTCGATATCGCGCTGCTGCCCGAGGTCCTCGACAGCTCTGCCGACTTCGGCAGGACGCAAGGCTTGCCAGGCGTGCCGGATGGAACTCCGATCATGGCCGCGATCGGAGACAGCCATGCTGCGCTGTTCGGTCATGGAGCCTTCAAGCCGGGTGATGGCAAGGTAACCTTTGGAACCGGCTCTTCTATCATGACGACGCTTGCGCGATTTATTCCGCCACGCAACGGTGTCACGACGACCGTCGCATGGCGTCTCGGGGGAAAGCCGACCTTCGCTTTCGAAGGCAATATTCTCGTTTGCGCCGCCAGCCTGCCCTGGATGGCTGATATTCTCGGCCTTTCTGATGTGGCGGCCCTTGTCGAACTTGCGGCGCGCGCCGAACCCGGCGGACCGGGCTTCGTGCCGGCATTCGTGGGACTGGGAGCACCCTATTGGAACTCCGACGCCCGCGCGCTGTTTTCCCAGATCAACTTCAATACGACCCGTGCGCAAATGGCGCGGTCGGTCACCGACTCGATCGCCTTCCAGGTGCACGACGTGATCGCCGCCATGCGAGCACAAAGCGGCGGCGAGCTCGGAGCGCTCTATGTCGATGGCGGCCCGAGCCAGAACCGCTTCCTGATGCAGTGTGTCTCCAACCTCATCGAACATCCGGTGATCCAATGTGAAGCACCCGAGGCCTCGGCTTTGGGGGCTGCCTATCTCGCGGGTCTCTCACTTGGCTTGTGGAGCGATCTCGATGTTATCGCAGGGCTGCCACGGAGCTCACAAATCATTGACCCGGAAACCGTGGATCGCGCTATGCTTCTCGATAGCTGGAATGATGCACTTGCCCGCTCGACGTCACGCGATACAACCGCTAATGATGAATAA
- a CDS encoding FecCD family ABC transporter permease — MVEIAAISIEAEAGRERYRALARRKLLILAAMTAALCLSFAVDLAWGPARYSLGEVVAALLDPSSVSDQVRAVVWNIRLPVAVMAIVVGASLSVAGAQMQTILANPLASPFTLGISAAASFGAALAIVTSVPLLPVAAGLLVPVNAFIMALIATLFIHFVSQARGVSVQTVVLLGIALVFTFNAALAFLQYLASEQALSSVVFWTMGSLTKATWPKIWVTLAVLLMALPLFARNAWALTAIRLGEDKAASFGVNVRRIRLETMLVVSLLAAVPVSFVGTIGFVGLVGPHIARMILGEDQRFFLPGSILSGALLLSLTSIVSKSIIPGVVFPIGIITALVGVPFFFSLILSNRSRSW, encoded by the coding sequence ATGGTCGAGATCGCCGCCATATCGATTGAAGCCGAAGCCGGGAGAGAGCGCTACCGCGCCCTTGCCCGGCGCAAGCTTTTGATCCTCGCCGCCATGACGGCAGCGCTCTGCCTGTCCTTCGCCGTCGATCTCGCCTGGGGGCCTGCCCGCTACAGCCTCGGCGAGGTCGTCGCCGCCCTCCTCGACCCGTCTTCCGTTTCCGACCAGGTGCGGGCCGTCGTCTGGAATATCCGCCTGCCAGTCGCCGTCATGGCGATCGTCGTCGGCGCTTCGCTCTCCGTCGCCGGCGCGCAGATGCAGACGATCCTCGCCAATCCGCTCGCCAGCCCCTTCACGCTCGGCATCTCGGCGGCGGCAAGCTTCGGCGCCGCACTTGCAATCGTCACCAGCGTTCCGCTTCTGCCTGTGGCAGCCGGCCTGCTGGTGCCGGTCAATGCCTTCATCATGGCGCTGATCGCCACGCTCTTTATCCATTTTGTCTCGCAGGCCCGCGGCGTCTCGGTGCAGACGGTGGTGCTGCTCGGCATCGCCCTGGTCTTCACCTTCAACGCTGCGCTCGCCTTCCTGCAATATCTCGCCTCCGAACAGGCGCTGTCTTCAGTTGTCTTCTGGACGATGGGCAGCCTCACCAAGGCGACATGGCCGAAAATCTGGGTAACGCTCGCCGTTCTCCTGATGGCCCTGCCGCTCTTTGCCCGCAATGCCTGGGCGCTCACCGCCATCCGCCTCGGCGAGGACAAGGCCGCGAGCTTCGGCGTCAATGTCCGCCGCATCCGCTTGGAAACCATGCTTGTTGTCTCGCTGCTTGCCGCCGTGCCCGTCAGCTTCGTCGGCACCATCGGGTTCGTCGGCCTCGTCGGGCCGCATATAGCACGCATGATTCTCGGCGAGGATCAGCGCTTCTTCCTGCCGGGCTCGATCCTCTCGGGCGCGCTGCTCCTGTCGCTGACCTCGATCGTCTCGAAGTCGATCATTCCGGGCGTCGTTTTCCCGATCGGCATTATCACCGCACTGGTCGGCGTGCCCTTCTTCTTCTCGCTCATCCTCTCGAACAGGAGCCGGTCATGGTAG
- a CDS encoding sugar-binding transcriptional regulator: MTRLNELRLISRVAQMYHLEGRRQAEIAQHLRLSQATVSRMLKRAEAEDIVRTSVTPPVGTYSELERALREKYDLPEAIVVECTEDRDGAIMARIGEAAAHLLEVTLAPGEIIGVSSWSQTIFKMVENIHPQKSAQAKFVVQTLGGMGDPSVQTHATQLTTRLARLTGAEPKLLAVQGVTTSREAKLLMQADPYVRETMDLFGSITLAIVGIGAVEPSELLARSGNIFSSRELSDLAEAGAVGDISLRFFDRNGRPVKTPLDDRVIGLPLEELERVERVIALAGGSKKTDAIAGALRVGVIDMLVTDKFTAQRLIE; encoded by the coding sequence ATGACTCGCCTCAACGAACTCCGCCTCATATCGAGAGTCGCCCAGATGTACCATTTGGAGGGACGGCGCCAGGCGGAGATCGCACAGCACCTTCGGCTGTCGCAGGCGACGGTGTCGCGTATGCTCAAGCGGGCCGAGGCTGAAGATATTGTGCGAACCAGCGTGACGCCCCCGGTTGGCACCTACAGCGAGCTTGAGCGTGCGCTTCGCGAGAAATATGATCTGCCGGAGGCGATCGTCGTCGAGTGCACGGAAGACCGGGACGGAGCCATCATGGCCCGAATCGGAGAGGCGGCGGCTCACCTCCTGGAGGTGACGCTTGCACCGGGGGAGATCATCGGCGTTTCGAGTTGGAGCCAGACCATCTTCAAGATGGTCGAGAACATTCATCCGCAGAAGAGCGCTCAGGCGAAGTTCGTCGTCCAAACCCTTGGAGGCATGGGCGATCCTTCCGTGCAGACGCATGCGACGCAGCTTACCACGCGGCTTGCCCGGCTGACCGGCGCCGAGCCGAAACTGCTTGCCGTGCAGGGCGTTACGACGTCCAGAGAGGCAAAACTTCTTATGCAGGCCGATCCGTACGTCCGCGAGACGATGGACTTATTCGGCAGCATCACGCTTGCGATCGTCGGAATTGGAGCAGTCGAACCGTCCGAACTTCTCGCACGGTCCGGCAACATCTTTTCATCGCGCGAACTGTCTGATCTCGCGGAAGCGGGCGCCGTCGGCGACATCTCGCTTCGCTTCTTCGACAGGAATGGCAGGCCGGTGAAGACACCGCTGGACGACCGGGTCATAGGGCTTCCGCTCGAGGAGCTTGAACGCGTGGAGCGGGTCATTGCTCTGGCCGGCGGGTCCAAAAAGACCGACGCGATCGCCGGCGCGCTCCGCGTCGGGGTCATCGACATGCTTGTTACGGATAAGTTTACGGCGCAGCGATTGATTGAGTGA